A window of Panulirus ornatus isolate Po-2019 chromosome 27, ASM3632096v1, whole genome shotgun sequence contains these coding sequences:
- the LOC139757525 gene encoding uncharacterized protein, which produces MNMNNGNIIIMDGRQPTAPEGGRHCCQRIAEGCKLLTMQVKKGFRRFLDDLRDVKTLVIKMTYFLFLAAMVLPWPHFTKHQEALGLTKYQTGIFSTVLSVISIFLPFLGGFFGDKIGNFKVPMSMTTALAGVVVMLFTAIPSAELLPTASTSHNLTINNSLLTTWDDRDEEEMDRVATSTTFWSYLTLRTLYGALTGISFTLYDGAVMAYVQTKGIDYGFQRAWGILAALFCAYVGGLLIHQAGDYSVIFYVAGALHVGTAGLMFFLNMDFKLPAQYLTREILRHVANPEVFIFLGAMLSAGIFSGYLETFMYRYLSSLGASHLLLGLTVTVGAPFGWVLNLVASCLVGLVGHASLLTLGLVALSVKMLGLSVLVDPWWALLLEVLDSLSFELLTTVSVMYCTVLFSNKSITSSRGMITSLNFGLGKLVGTYMGMEIREVLGDRATFRIFGGAALVCAVLYGGSYATLVRRPRPTAHDPPPTPPSDGHEITGIQKSGVDNTAQNQMEDGVL; this is translated from the exons ATGAACATGAACAATGGAAACATAATAATCATGGACGGGAGACAGCCGACAGCACCCGAGGGAGGACGCCATTGTTGCCAAAGGATAGCAGAAGGATGCAAGCTCCTGACGATGCAGGTCAAGAAGGGTTTCCGAAGGTTTCTAGACGACCTGAGGGATGTCAAGACGCTGGTCATCAAGATGACGTACTTCCTCTTCCTAGCAG CGATGGTCTTGCCCTGGCCACACTTCACCAAGCACCAGGAGGCGCTGGGACTCACCAAGTACCAAACTGGGATCTTCAGCACTGTGCTCTCCGTCATCTCTATCTTCCTGCCCTTCCTAGGCGGCTTCTTCGGCGACAAGATCGGCAACTTTaag GTACCCATGAGCATGACGACAGCCCTTGCTGGAGTGGTCGTCATGCTGTTCACTGCCATTCCCTCCGCTGAGTTGTTACCCACTGCAAGTACGAGCCACAACCTCACCATTAACAACTCCCTCCTAACAACCTGGGACGACCGCGACGAGGAGGAGATGGACCGCGTAGCCACGTCCACAACATTTTGGAGTTACCTAACCCTCAGGACCTTGTATGG AGCGCTGACGGGGATAAGTTTCACGCTGTATGACGGCGCCGTGATGGCCTACGTGCAGACGAAGGGGATCGACTATGGCTTCCAGCGCGCATGGGGCATCTTGGCTGCCCTCTTCTGCGCCTACGTCGGAGGCCTTCTTATCCACCAAGCCGGCGACTACTC TGTGATCTTCTACGTAGCTGGAGCGCTCCATGTTGGGACTGCTGGCCTTATGTTCTTCCTCAATATGGACTTTAAATTACCAGCCCAGTACCTCACCAGAGAAATTCTCAGGCATGTCGCTAACCCAGAAGTGTTTATATTTCTTGGGGCTATGCTGTCAGCAG gCATATTCTCGGGGTACCTGGAAACATTCATGTACCGCTACCTCTCCAGCCTGGgcgcctcacacctcctcctcggcCTAACGGTGACGGTTGGGGCACCGTTTGGCTGGGTGCTCAATCTTGTTGCCTCCTGCCTGGTCGGGTTGGTGGGCCACGCCAGCCTCCTCACCCTGGGACTTGTAGCTTTATCCGTCAAAATGCTTG GGTTAAGCGTGCTGGTGGACCCATGGTGGGCCTTGCTGCTCGAGGTACTAGACTCGCTGTCCTTTGAGCTTCTCACAACGGTCTCCGTCATGTACTGCACAGTCCTCTTCTCCAACAAGTCCATCACCTCCTCTAGAGGGATGATTACCTCTCTCAACTTTGGCCTCG GCAAACTTGTAGGGACGTACATGGGCATGGAGATAAGGGAAGTGTTGGGCGACCGAGCGACATTTCGTATCTTCGGCGGGGCAGCGCTGGTGTGTGCTGTCCTCTACGGTGGGTCATACGCCACCCTCGTCAGGCGACCAAGACCCACCgcccacgacccaccaccaacGCCGCCCAGTGACGGTCACGAAATTACGGGAATACAAAAATCCGGCGTCGATAATACAGCTCAAAATCAAATGGAAGATGGAGTTTTGTGA
- the LOC139757526 gene encoding uncharacterized protein isoform X1, translating into MMAGVAGLVVMATVITGTVAQVSVRGVALTKGGERQEYMNLGSDDLSYQLECLVDARPVDIVNITWSLNTLADVYTWVASTGLVTVKEPLKDHVRSASEGVVVGPDIQFTSPTPSMRGLYACNVYHNRNDVSDNPVKGFFDLQMYAFFQEGYNISASLEGCAIRWNFSTPRIYPRPSVRCGFWSTATGEEVSLLSGGGLVYRQDIDHTWHVFVQDSLLQVRDVPRGTTLQCNTQVPIANYSRQTGLSQNPVISSEVEDRGCPALPPLKANMDVRVRGCWYNCRDECHQIGGGGGGGSWSSSPAEAEYRCDPGYVAKWGLDDRPMPEWRLKVTCDETRHSWLSPDGSPAMALRLPTCLYSGATDGSPSIPLFVLTPLVVWLPWTRLAP; encoded by the exons ATGATGGCGGGCGTGGCCGGCCTGGTTGTAATGGCCACAGTTATAACAG GGACGGTGGCTCAGGTGTCCGTGAGGGGCGTCGCGCTGACGAAGGGCGGCGAGAGGCAGGAGTACATGAACTTGGGATCGGACGACCTCAGCTACCAGCTGGAATGCCTCGTGGACGCTCGGCCTGTGGACATCGTCAACATCACCTGGTCCCTTAACACCTTGGCCGACGTGTACACCTGGGTCGCCTCCACAGGCTTGGTCACAG TGAAGGAGCCGCTGAAGGACCACGTGAGGAGCGCCTCGGAGGGCGTGGTCGTAGGGCCTGACATACAGTTCACGTCGCCCACGCCCTCCATGCGGGGTCTGTACGCCTGCAACGTCTACCACAACCGTAATGATGTGTCTGACAACCCCGTCAAGGGTTTCTTCGACCTCCAGATGTACG CCTTCTTCCAGGAGGGATACAACATATCAGCCTCCCTGGAAGGCTGTGCGATTCGCTGGAACTTCAGCACCCCGCGTATCTACCCGCGTCCGTCGGTGAGGTGTGGCTTCTGGTCGACTGCCACGGGCGAGGAGGTGTCGCTGTTGAGTGGAGGAGGTCTCGTGTACCGGCAGGACATCGACCACACCTGGCACGTCTTCGTCCAAGACTCGCTGCTGCAGGTGAG GGACGTTCCCCGGGGCACCACCTTGCAGTGCAACACCCAGGTCCCCATCGCTAACTACAGTCGCCAGACGGGGCTCAGCCAGAACCCAGTGATCTCCTCTGAAG TGGAGGACCGGGGCTGCCCCGCGCTACCGCCGCTGAAGGCCAACATGGACGTGAGGGTACGTGGGTGCTGGTACAACTGTAGGGACGAGTGCCATCagatcggaggaggaggaggaggaggaagctggtcCTCCTCGCCAGCGGAGGCCGAG TACCGCTGCGATCCTGGCTATGTGGCGAAGTGGGGTCTGGACGACAGGCCGATGCCTGAGTGGCGTTTGAAGGTGACATGCGACGAGACGCGGCACTCTTGGCTCTCCCCCGACGGCTCCCCTGCCATGGCGCTTCGCTTGCCCACCTGCT TGTACAGCGGAGCAACTGACGGATCCCCCAGCATCCCTCTCTTTGTCCTCACCCCTCTGGTCGTGTGGCTTCCATGGACGAGGCTGGCGCCGTAA
- the LOC139757526 gene encoding uncharacterized protein isoform X3, which translates to MNLGSDDLSYQLECLVDARPVDIVNITWSLNTLADVYTWVASTGLVTVKEPLKDHVRSASEGVVVGPDIQFTSPTPSMRGLYACNVYHNRNDVSDNPVKGFFDLQMYAFFQEGYNISASLEGCAIRWNFSTPRIYPRPSVRCGFWSTATGEEVSLLSGGGLVYRQDIDHTWHVFVQDSLLQVRDVPRGTTLQCNTQVPIANYSRQTGLSQNPVISSEVEDRGCPALPPLKANMDVRVRGCWYNCRDECHQIGGGGGGGSWSSSPAEAEYRCDPGYVAKWGLDDRPMPEWRLKVTCDETRHSWLSPDGSPAMALRLPTCLYSGATDGSPSIPLFVLTPLVVWLPWTRLAP; encoded by the exons ATGAACTTGGGATCGGACGACCTCAGCTACCAGCTGGAATGCCTCGTGGACGCTCGGCCTGTGGACATCGTCAACATCACCTGGTCCCTTAACACCTTGGCCGACGTGTACACCTGGGTCGCCTCCACAGGCTTGGTCACAG TGAAGGAGCCGCTGAAGGACCACGTGAGGAGCGCCTCGGAGGGCGTGGTCGTAGGGCCTGACATACAGTTCACGTCGCCCACGCCCTCCATGCGGGGTCTGTACGCCTGCAACGTCTACCACAACCGTAATGATGTGTCTGACAACCCCGTCAAGGGTTTCTTCGACCTCCAGATGTACG CCTTCTTCCAGGAGGGATACAACATATCAGCCTCCCTGGAAGGCTGTGCGATTCGCTGGAACTTCAGCACCCCGCGTATCTACCCGCGTCCGTCGGTGAGGTGTGGCTTCTGGTCGACTGCCACGGGCGAGGAGGTGTCGCTGTTGAGTGGAGGAGGTCTCGTGTACCGGCAGGACATCGACCACACCTGGCACGTCTTCGTCCAAGACTCGCTGCTGCAGGTGAG GGACGTTCCCCGGGGCACCACCTTGCAGTGCAACACCCAGGTCCCCATCGCTAACTACAGTCGCCAGACGGGGCTCAGCCAGAACCCAGTGATCTCCTCTGAAG TGGAGGACCGGGGCTGCCCCGCGCTACCGCCGCTGAAGGCCAACATGGACGTGAGGGTACGTGGGTGCTGGTACAACTGTAGGGACGAGTGCCATCagatcggaggaggaggaggaggaggaagctggtcCTCCTCGCCAGCGGAGGCCGAG TACCGCTGCGATCCTGGCTATGTGGCGAAGTGGGGTCTGGACGACAGGCCGATGCCTGAGTGGCGTTTGAAGGTGACATGCGACGAGACGCGGCACTCTTGGCTCTCCCCCGACGGCTCCCCTGCCATGGCGCTTCGCTTGCCCACCTGCT TGTACAGCGGAGCAACTGACGGATCCCCCAGCATCCCTCTCTTTGTCCTCACCCCTCTGGTCGTGTGGCTTCCATGGACGAGGCTGGCGCCGTAA
- the LOC139757519 gene encoding uncharacterized protein — protein MKAHQILSLLVVATTAAGLVAALPMPTPELLNGHSHDHDHGASESSPQESAAQLAVSGRSNGVEALEEPSSPDETEGEAVQLSEPAEASAADEAQSEADQPSERSGAEETQSEADQPSETAQPSEAGETQSEAGTPSEAGETQREAAQPSEAGETQREVGTPSEAGETQSETGTPSEAGETQREAAQPSEAGETQSEAGTPSEAGETQREVGTPSEAGETQSEADQPSASETRSQAVSSPAEASEAGEALDEQPSVPDETPSEPETRSNAASEPVEASDVDKAPAKTAGTDEELSETDEASAVSVTRSEAVSVQAEASDAGETPDEPSNPTKTLSKPVSATAKSSTSGRTRSEPSGVAETRSEADEPSKALEVDETPAGPSDHDETPSEPETRSDGGHKAAEASNVDEERSSDTASDKAVIDGIFSGPLAFSRLRAASAVTIPIPSAPSGLYETPVEAPAVPSGLYETPDSYEPPDSYEVPDSYEVPDSYEAPTISYAPPTNYGPPAPPPTSYGPPPTSYGPPPTSYGPPPTSYGPPRVKGMPYDFEWAVYDDKTGNHYRHLENSDGYLTSGEYRVALPNKRVQVVRFYDKGQGYRARVTYE, from the exons atgaag GCACATCAGATACTGAGCCTCCTTGTGGTCGCCACCACCGCTGCTGGGCTGGTGGCCGCGCTGCCTATGCCCACCCCAGAGCTGTTGAATGGCCACAGCCACGACCATGACCACGGGGCTTCGGAGTCGTCTCCACAGGAGTCTGCCGCCCAGCTCGCAGTCTCAGGGCGCTCGAACGGGGTCGAAGCCCTCGAAGAACCCTCAAGTCCCGATGAGACGGAGGGCGAAGCCGTTCAACTCTCCGAACCTGCCGAAGCCTCGGCTGCAGATGAGGCACAGAGCGAAGCTGACCAGCCCTCTGAACGCTCGGGTGCGGAGGAGACACAGAGCGAAGCCGATCAACCTTCTGAAACTGCTCAGCCCTCCGAAGCAGGTGAGACACAGAGCGAAGCCGGTACACCCTCTGAAGCaggtgagacacagagagaagCTGCTCAGCCCTCTGAAGCaggtgagacacagagagaagTCGGTACACCCTCCGAAGCAGGTGAGACACAGAGCGAAACCGGTACACCCTCTGAAGCaggtgagacacagagagaagCTGCTCAGCCCTCCGAAGCAGGTGAGACACAGAGCGAAGCCGGTACACCCTCTGAAGCaggtgagacacagagagaagTCGGTACACCCTCTGAAGCAGGTGAGACACAGAGCGAAGCCGATCAACCCTCTGCAAGCGAGACCCGATCACAAGCAGTCTCGAGCCCTGCCGAAGCTTCAGAAGCGGGTGAAGCACTCGACGAACAACCCTCCGTTCCAGATGAGACGCCAAGTGAACCCGAGACTCGATCCAACGCTGCCTCAGAGCCAGTTGAAGCCTCAGATGTGGATAAGGCACCTGCTAAAACCGCTGGTACGGACGAGGAATTAAGCGAAACAGATGAAGCCTCCGCTGTCAGCGTGACTCGATCTGAAGCAGTCTCAGTCCAGGCTGAAGCTTCAGACGCGGGCGAAACACCCGACGAACCCTCAAATCCGACTAAGACCCTGTCAAAGCCAGTCTCAGCCACTGCTAAGTCTTCAACTTCGGGTAGAACACGGAGTGAACCCTCTGGTGTTGCTGAGACACGGAGCGAAGCTGACGAGCCCTCTAAAGCCTTGGAAGTGGACGAAACACCTGCTGGTCCTTCGGATCACGATGAGACACCGAGCGAACCCGAAACTCGATCCGATGGAGGCCACAAGGCTGCTGAAGCCTCAAATGTGGATGAGGAACGGTCCAGTGACACTGCTTCGGATAAGGCCGTCATAGACGGGATATTTTCAGGTCCCCTCGCCTTTTCGAGACTGCGCGCAGCTTCAGCAGTCACGATCCCGATCCCTTCAGCACCTTCAGGCCTGTATGAGACTCCAGTTGAAGCCCCCGCCGTACCATCAGGACTTTACGAAACTCCCGATTCGTACGAACCCCCCGATTCATACGAGGTTCCCGATTCGTACGAGGTTCCCGATTCGTATGAAGCCCCAACCATTTCCTACGCCCCCCCGACTAATTATGGTCCTCCAGCTCCGCCGCCCACTTCCTACGGACCCCCGCCCACTTCCTACGGACCACCGCCCACTTCCTACGGACCACCTCCCACTTCTTACGGACCACCT CGAGTGAAGGGCATGCCGTACGACTTCGAGTGGGCCGTATACGATGACAAGACTGGCAACCACTACAGACACCTGGAGAACAGCGATGGGTACCTGACGAGTGGCGAATACCGCGTTGCCCTCCCGAACAAGCGCGTCCAG GTCGTCCGATTCTACGACAAGGGCCAGGGCTACCGCGCTCGTGTGACCTACGAGTAA
- the LOC139757526 gene encoding uncharacterized protein isoform X2: protein MATVITGTVAQVSVRGVALTKGGERQEYMNLGSDDLSYQLECLVDARPVDIVNITWSLNTLADVYTWVASTGLVTVKEPLKDHVRSASEGVVVGPDIQFTSPTPSMRGLYACNVYHNRNDVSDNPVKGFFDLQMYAFFQEGYNISASLEGCAIRWNFSTPRIYPRPSVRCGFWSTATGEEVSLLSGGGLVYRQDIDHTWHVFVQDSLLQVRDVPRGTTLQCNTQVPIANYSRQTGLSQNPVISSEVEDRGCPALPPLKANMDVRVRGCWYNCRDECHQIGGGGGGGSWSSSPAEAEYRCDPGYVAKWGLDDRPMPEWRLKVTCDETRHSWLSPDGSPAMALRLPTCLYSGATDGSPSIPLFVLTPLVVWLPWTRLAP from the exons ATGGCCACAGTTATAACAG GGACGGTGGCTCAGGTGTCCGTGAGGGGCGTCGCGCTGACGAAGGGCGGCGAGAGGCAGGAGTACATGAACTTGGGATCGGACGACCTCAGCTACCAGCTGGAATGCCTCGTGGACGCTCGGCCTGTGGACATCGTCAACATCACCTGGTCCCTTAACACCTTGGCCGACGTGTACACCTGGGTCGCCTCCACAGGCTTGGTCACAG TGAAGGAGCCGCTGAAGGACCACGTGAGGAGCGCCTCGGAGGGCGTGGTCGTAGGGCCTGACATACAGTTCACGTCGCCCACGCCCTCCATGCGGGGTCTGTACGCCTGCAACGTCTACCACAACCGTAATGATGTGTCTGACAACCCCGTCAAGGGTTTCTTCGACCTCCAGATGTACG CCTTCTTCCAGGAGGGATACAACATATCAGCCTCCCTGGAAGGCTGTGCGATTCGCTGGAACTTCAGCACCCCGCGTATCTACCCGCGTCCGTCGGTGAGGTGTGGCTTCTGGTCGACTGCCACGGGCGAGGAGGTGTCGCTGTTGAGTGGAGGAGGTCTCGTGTACCGGCAGGACATCGACCACACCTGGCACGTCTTCGTCCAAGACTCGCTGCTGCAGGTGAG GGACGTTCCCCGGGGCACCACCTTGCAGTGCAACACCCAGGTCCCCATCGCTAACTACAGTCGCCAGACGGGGCTCAGCCAGAACCCAGTGATCTCCTCTGAAG TGGAGGACCGGGGCTGCCCCGCGCTACCGCCGCTGAAGGCCAACATGGACGTGAGGGTACGTGGGTGCTGGTACAACTGTAGGGACGAGTGCCATCagatcggaggaggaggaggaggaggaagctggtcCTCCTCGCCAGCGGAGGCCGAG TACCGCTGCGATCCTGGCTATGTGGCGAAGTGGGGTCTGGACGACAGGCCGATGCCTGAGTGGCGTTTGAAGGTGACATGCGACGAGACGCGGCACTCTTGGCTCTCCCCCGACGGCTCCCCTGCCATGGCGCTTCGCTTGCCCACCTGCT TGTACAGCGGAGCAACTGACGGATCCCCCAGCATCCCTCTCTTTGTCCTCACCCCTCTGGTCGTGTGGCTTCCATGGACGAGGCTGGCGCCGTAA